A window of Fictibacillus halophilus contains these coding sequences:
- a CDS encoding GntR family transcriptional regulator: MIDKTSPMPLYFQIEEAIKQKIDKGEWESETMIPSEREFAENYEVSRMTVRQAINNLVNDGYLTRQKGKGTFVSANKIEQKLLGLTSFTEDMKSRGYKPASRLISFQKIAAERRVATALEIEENQEIYEIKRVRLANEIPMAFETTYVPVDLLELNESHVKQGSLYSEVENAGFVIDYATQSLEASISREVESEILEITKGAAVLLIKRQTYLTSGRPLELVQSVYRGDRYKFMIDMKR, from the coding sequence ATGATAGATAAAACATCACCAATGCCACTTTATTTTCAGATTGAAGAGGCGATCAAACAAAAGATTGATAAAGGCGAATGGGAGTCTGAAACCATGATACCTTCTGAAAGAGAGTTTGCTGAGAACTATGAAGTAAGCCGCATGACAGTCCGGCAGGCTATCAATAATCTTGTGAATGATGGCTACTTAACCCGCCAAAAAGGAAAAGGTACTTTTGTTTCTGCCAATAAAATAGAACAGAAGCTTTTAGGTCTTACGAGTTTTACTGAAGACATGAAATCTCGAGGCTATAAACCAGCATCAAGACTCATATCTTTCCAAAAAATAGCTGCTGAAAGAAGAGTAGCAACAGCACTTGAAATTGAAGAGAATCAAGAAATATATGAGATTAAACGTGTTCGCCTCGCAAATGAAATTCCAATGGCGTTCGAGACGACTTATGTTCCGGTTGATCTCCTTGAATTAAACGAATCACACGTAAAACAAGGGTCTTTGTATTCTGAAGTTGAGAATGCAGGCTTTGTTATAGATTATGCGACACAAAGTTTAGAAGCGTCCATTTCGCGTGAAGTGGAAAGCGAGATACTCGAAATTACAAAAGGCGCAGCAGTTCTTCTGATTAAGAGACAAACTTATTTAACATCAGGAAGGCCTCTAGAACTTGTTCAGTCGGTGTATCGAGGCGATCGCTACAAATTTATGATTGATATGAAACGCTAA
- a CDS encoding exo-beta-N-acetylmuramidase NamZ family protein, translated as MRKWGVFLTILMLFSVILPGAQATNQNGFDHKKRFKTSLEQLLNHDMKVLKGKKVGLITNPTGVDRNLNSIVDVLYKHPDIELKALYGPEHGVRGSAQAGEYVEFYNDPKTGLPVYSLYGATKKPTPEMLEGIDVLVFDIQDVGTRFYTYIYTMAYAMEAAKENGIPFVVLDRPNPLGGNEVEGPVLDPAYSSFVGLYPIPLRHGMTVGELAKLFNNEFDIGADLKVIEMKGWKRSWSYEDSGLEWVLPSPNMPTKDTALVYPGSALIEGTNVSEGRGTTKPFELIGAPFINGDQLAENLNKEALPGVSFRAASFTPASSKHAGKLSHGVEIHVKDEKLFQPVLTGITLVKAIHDLYPNDFAFRAEDSRGISFFDLLSGNGWVREYIETGRTVDDIVSRYDQELDDFKDVRKRYLLY; from the coding sequence ATGAGAAAATGGGGAGTTTTTTTAACGATATTGATGTTATTCTCTGTCATACTGCCTGGTGCACAAGCTACGAATCAAAACGGTTTTGATCACAAGAAAAGATTTAAGACAAGCTTAGAACAACTGCTGAACCATGACATGAAGGTATTAAAGGGTAAGAAAGTCGGATTAATCACAAACCCGACTGGAGTAGATCGCAACTTGAACAGTATCGTTGATGTTTTATATAAACATCCGGATATTGAGCTAAAAGCATTATATGGACCTGAACATGGGGTGCGTGGGAGTGCACAAGCAGGAGAATATGTAGAATTCTACAATGATCCGAAAACGGGCCTTCCTGTTTATAGTTTGTATGGAGCAACGAAAAAGCCAACTCCTGAGATGCTTGAAGGTATTGATGTTTTGGTTTTCGATATACAAGATGTAGGTACGCGTTTCTATACGTATATTTACACGATGGCTTATGCGATGGAGGCAGCAAAAGAGAACGGTATACCATTTGTCGTATTGGATCGTCCGAATCCACTTGGAGGTAATGAAGTAGAAGGGCCAGTATTAGATCCAGCGTATTCTTCCTTTGTCGGTCTTTATCCAATTCCGTTGAGGCATGGAATGACTGTAGGAGAGTTGGCGAAATTATTTAACAATGAGTTTGATATTGGTGCGGATTTAAAAGTGATAGAGATGAAAGGATGGAAGAGATCCTGGAGTTATGAAGATAGTGGACTTGAGTGGGTATTGCCTTCTCCTAACATGCCTACAAAAGATACGGCACTTGTGTATCCTGGAAGTGCGCTGATCGAAGGGACGAATGTTTCAGAAGGTCGTGGAACGACTAAGCCGTTTGAACTGATAGGTGCTCCATTTATTAACGGAGATCAGTTAGCTGAGAATTTAAATAAAGAAGCTTTGCCTGGTGTTTCTTTTAGAGCAGCCTCGTTTACACCGGCTTCATCTAAGCATGCAGGGAAGCTATCTCACGGAGTGGAGATTCATGTAAAGGATGAAAAGTTATTTCAACCCGTGCTTACTGGAATCACACTTGTAAAAGCCATTCATGATCTGTACCCAAATGATTTTGCATTTAGAGCAGAAGATAGTAGAGGAATTTCTTTCTTTGATCTGTTATCAGGAAACGGATGGGTTCGAGAATATATAGAAACAGGGCGAACAGTAGATGACATCGTTTCTCGATATGATCAAGAACTTGATGATTTTAAAGATGTAAGAAAAAGATATTTATTGTATTAA
- a CDS encoding YndM family protein: MEQVKVIIMKLMVCLIAFWIGLDLFFDASISDIVSFAVTTTAITYIVADRILLPRIGKTNTLMAEFILAYVVVWIFGSILLNGYLQIAWGSVIAAGIITATEVFVHQYLLKHMPSKNKDRTQRQQRRFRPGFRYATEFAEEQDPRNKNREEE, from the coding sequence ATGGAACAAGTAAAAGTCATTATTATGAAATTAATGGTGTGTTTAATCGCATTTTGGATTGGACTTGATCTTTTCTTCGACGCATCAATTAGTGACATCGTTTCCTTTGCGGTTACGACAACTGCAATCACTTACATCGTAGCTGACCGTATTCTCCTGCCAAGAATAGGTAAGACGAATACGTTAATGGCAGAGTTTATTTTAGCTTATGTAGTGGTTTGGATCTTTGGATCAATCCTGTTAAATGGTTATTTGCAGATTGCGTGGGGAAGTGTAATCGCAGCAGGTATTATTACTGCTACGGAAGTTTTTGTTCATCAATACTTATTAAAGCACATGCCTTCAAAAAATAAAGATAGAACGCAGAGACAACAAAGAAGATTCAGACCAGGTTTTCGCTATGCAACTGAATTTGCTGAAGAACAGGACCCAAGGAATAAAAATAGAGAAGAAGAATAG
- a CDS encoding PTS transporter subunit EIIC encodes MGKEQQMAHSIIEKLGGSSNIQSLMHCMTRIRVNLHDPSKADLKGLKEVDGVLGVVEDDTLQIIVGPGIVNRVTLAMSEETGMNIQSLDETDPMDLEQMARMNKDAINKKNATPFKQFLRKIASIFIPLIPAIVASGLIAGFSNVAVRSGADPESSIMQMLSLIGWGVFSYLAVFVGINTAKEFGGTPALGGAAGILLINPGLANITLFGDPLVVGRGGLIGVMLAAVLIAFLEKRIRKFVHPSIDIIVTPTLALLITGFATLFVLQPVGGFLSDLITKGLLNLIDIGGIFSGLILAGTFLPLVVTGLHQGLTPVHMELINTIGDDPLLPILAMGGAGQVGAAFAIYFKTKNQRLRKVIKGGLPVGMLGIGEPLIFGVTLPLGRPFLTACLGAAVGGAFQAFYEVATIAIGVSGIPLVFLVNANEMVLYLVGLVIAYFFGFLFTWTFGFKESMAKDI; translated from the coding sequence ATGGGGAAAGAGCAGCAAATGGCTCATAGCATCATTGAGAAGCTTGGAGGTTCTTCAAACATCCAATCGTTGATGCACTGTATGACAAGAATTCGGGTTAATTTACACGATCCGTCTAAAGCAGATCTAAAAGGTCTTAAAGAAGTAGATGGTGTGTTGGGTGTCGTTGAAGATGATACGTTGCAGATCATTGTTGGCCCTGGGATTGTTAATCGTGTCACGCTTGCGATGAGCGAAGAAACAGGTATGAACATTCAATCGCTTGATGAGACAGATCCCATGGACCTTGAACAGATGGCTCGGATGAATAAGGATGCCATCAATAAAAAGAATGCAACACCTTTCAAACAGTTTCTACGCAAGATCGCGAGCATCTTTATTCCGCTGATTCCAGCAATCGTAGCGTCTGGTTTAATAGCTGGATTTTCAAACGTAGCTGTAAGAAGTGGTGCTGACCCAGAATCTTCAATCATGCAGATGCTTAGCTTAATTGGATGGGGAGTTTTTAGTTATCTAGCTGTGTTTGTTGGTATCAATACGGCTAAAGAATTTGGTGGAACTCCAGCATTAGGTGGAGCAGCAGGTATTCTGCTTATCAACCCAGGTCTTGCGAATATTACCCTTTTTGGAGATCCGTTAGTAGTAGGACGTGGTGGATTAATTGGTGTAATGCTTGCCGCGGTTTTAATCGCCTTTTTGGAAAAACGTATTAGAAAGTTTGTACACCCTTCAATTGACATTATTGTTACGCCAACATTGGCGTTATTAATTACAGGTTTTGCTACGCTATTCGTACTTCAGCCAGTAGGCGGATTCTTGTCAGATTTAATTACAAAAGGTTTGTTGAACTTAATTGATATTGGCGGTATTTTCTCTGGACTTATCTTAGCAGGTACATTCCTTCCATTAGTTGTAACAGGATTGCATCAAGGTTTAACGCCAGTACACATGGAGCTAATTAACACGATCGGTGATGATCCGCTTTTACCGATTTTAGCGATGGGTGGAGCAGGGCAAGTTGGTGCTGCATTCGCGATCTACTTTAAGACAAAGAACCAGCGTCTTCGTAAAGTTATTAAAGGTGGATTACCTGTAGGTATGCTTGGAATCGGAGAGCCGTTAATCTTTGGTGTTACTCTTCCGCTCGGACGACCGTTTTTAACAGCATGTTTAGGGGCAGCAGTCGGGGGAGCGTTCCAAGCGTTTTATGAAGTCGCAACAATTGCCATCGGTGTATCAGGCATTCCACTCGTGTTTCTTGTTAATGCGAATGAAATGGTTCTCTATTTAGTAGGATTAGTAATTGCTTATTTCTTCGGATTCTTATTCACATGGACGTTTGGATTTAAAGAGAGCATGGCAAAAGACATCTAA
- the nagB gene encoding glucosamine-6-phosphate deaminase, translating into MRLIKVSDEEELSRMAAEYVFSKIKSSERIVLGLATGRTPLGMYRHLSKYSKEYKQSYSHVHTVNLDEYVGSRAYHDYMQKNLFDHIGIPKNQTHLPDGEAYDLEKECRRYEEVIKELGGIDLQVLGIGENGHIGFNEPGTDFSSRTHVVELTESTLSANAKYFTHEKQPREAITMGISTILESKEILLLASGEKKARALRELFQGTLNSDVPATVLNQHPNVTVLADDGARSLLEEES; encoded by the coding sequence TTGAGATTGATCAAGGTTTCCGATGAAGAAGAGCTTAGTAGAATGGCAGCTGAATATGTGTTTTCAAAAATAAAGAGTTCAGAAAGAATTGTGCTTGGTCTTGCTACGGGGAGGACACCTTTAGGCATGTACCGACACCTTTCAAAATATAGTAAAGAGTATAAGCAGTCCTATTCACATGTGCACACTGTAAACCTTGACGAATATGTAGGTTCCAGAGCTTACCATGATTACATGCAAAAAAACTTATTCGACCATATCGGAATACCTAAGAATCAAACTCATCTCCCAGATGGTGAAGCTTACGACCTTGAAAAAGAATGCAGGCGGTATGAAGAAGTAATTAAAGAGCTAGGCGGTATTGATTTACAGGTGCTCGGTATTGGAGAGAACGGTCACATCGGATTTAATGAACCTGGTACAGATTTTAGTTCGCGAACGCATGTAGTCGAATTAACAGAATCCACATTAAGCGCGAACGCGAAGTATTTTACGCATGAGAAACAGCCGAGAGAAGCGATTACGATGGGGATCAGTACGATCCTTGAAAGTAAAGAAATTCTGCTTCTTGCCTCTGGTGAAAAAAAAGCTAGAGCACTAAGAGAATTATTTCAAGGTACCCTGAATTCCGATGTACCTGCGACAGTACTTAATCAACATCCTAACGTTACTGTGTTAGCTGACGATGGTGCGAGGAGTCTTTTAGAAGAGGAGAGTTAA
- the nagA gene encoding N-acetylglucosamine-6-phosphate deacetylase: MKPNILLIGNLINEEGQLVNNGYVWMKNDKIHYVGTTNPFSTDEDVIRFNMPQDSVIIPGMIDIHIHGAAGADCMDGTQEALEIISKHLPSEGTTSFLATTMTEETSVIHNALNTAANFMKQSRSSAAEMLGIHLEGPFISPKRAGAQPTPFIQRPDAHLFKELQKSADDQIKLVTLAPEMDGGLELTKYLSSQNVIASIGHSDSSFLEVKNGIEAGISHVTHLFNGMRGMHHRDPGVAGAALLQQELKVEMIVDGVHASPEMIRLAYHSTGPERTILITDSMRAKGLGEGTYTLGGQKVTVTGNEARLIDGTLAGSILPMNMAVKNMLDYTHCSWSDIVRMTSENAAKELRVFDRKGSLSVGKDADITVLTTECDVLMTFCRGELVYHRKGERV, from the coding sequence ATGAAGCCTAATATTTTACTAATTGGGAACTTGATTAACGAAGAAGGCCAGCTCGTTAATAACGGATATGTGTGGATGAAGAACGATAAGATTCACTATGTTGGTACTACAAACCCCTTTTCAACAGATGAAGATGTTATTAGGTTTAACATGCCTCAAGACTCTGTTATCATTCCTGGCATGATTGACATTCATATTCATGGAGCTGCTGGAGCAGATTGTATGGACGGAACGCAAGAAGCGCTAGAGATTATCTCCAAACATCTACCATCAGAGGGAACGACCTCTTTTTTAGCAACAACGATGACTGAAGAAACATCTGTTATTCATAACGCACTGAATACTGCTGCAAACTTCATGAAACAATCTCGAAGTTCAGCTGCTGAAATGCTCGGTATTCACCTTGAAGGGCCTTTTATTTCTCCAAAACGAGCGGGGGCACAGCCTACGCCTTTCATTCAGCGGCCAGACGCACACCTATTTAAAGAGTTGCAAAAAAGTGCTGATGATCAAATAAAACTCGTTACGTTGGCGCCTGAAATGGATGGTGGATTAGAGCTTACAAAGTACTTATCTTCACAAAATGTGATCGCGTCGATCGGTCATAGTGACAGTTCGTTTTTAGAAGTGAAAAATGGGATTGAAGCTGGTATTTCTCACGTCACTCATTTATTTAACGGTATGCGTGGAATGCATCATCGAGATCCAGGAGTTGCTGGTGCAGCACTCTTACAGCAAGAATTGAAGGTTGAGATGATCGTGGATGGTGTTCATGCTAGCCCTGAGATGATTCGACTAGCCTATCATTCTACTGGTCCAGAACGAACGATTCTGATTACGGATTCGATGAGAGCAAAAGGTTTAGGTGAAGGAACTTATACGCTCGGTGGACAGAAAGTAACCGTAACAGGTAATGAAGCTAGATTAATTGATGGAACACTAGCAGGAAGTATCTTACCGATGAACATGGCTGTTAAAAATATGTTGGATTATACGCATTGCTCTTGGTCGGATATTGTGAGAATGACGAGTGAGAATGCAGCAAAAGAGCTGCGGGTCTTCGACCGAAAAGGAAGTCTTTCAGTAGGTAAAGACGCGGATATTACGGTGTTGACCACGGAATGCGATGTGCTTATGACTTTTTGTCGAGGCGAGCTTGTCTATCATCGAAAGGGGGAACGAGTTTGA
- a CDS encoding DUF871 domain-containing protein — MCYGISIYLSESDTFNKNWMEKAAVSGFQYIFTSLHIPEERDVDYVKQVKWLGKTAQEFHMEVMADVSPASLERLGLSFNELPSITEWGISGIRMDYGFTAKQIAWLSHHLKIGLNASTIDEEQLKKLMDEGLQPHQTEAWHNFYPKPFTGISKQYLYERNALFHRYGIQTMAFIQGDEQLRGPLHVGLPTIENHRHVSPTLAALELQEMNTDKICVGDLNLTNKTLQELKFVMEGTVPLYADFNKGYEIFDNMVHTNRMDAAEYVIRSVESRQLPSKFQPEAHELDVFNEGTITVENELYGRYAGELQICLGDIPADTKTNVAGRIKQESLSLMKKVGSGKRFVLLHSKVK, encoded by the coding sequence TTGTGTTATGGGATTTCAATCTATCTGAGTGAATCAGACACTTTTAATAAAAACTGGATGGAGAAAGCCGCTGTGAGCGGATTTCAATACATCTTTACCTCTCTTCATATACCTGAAGAGAGGGATGTGGATTACGTTAAGCAAGTTAAATGGTTAGGAAAAACCGCTCAAGAGTTTCATATGGAAGTAATGGCAGATGTTTCACCAGCTTCTCTTGAGCGGTTGGGTTTATCATTTAATGAACTGCCTTCCATAACAGAGTGGGGCATTTCGGGCATCAGGATGGATTATGGGTTTACAGCCAAGCAGATCGCTTGGCTGTCTCACCATCTTAAAATTGGTTTGAATGCTAGTACCATTGATGAAGAACAGCTTAAGAAGTTAATGGATGAGGGACTTCAACCACATCAAACAGAAGCTTGGCACAACTTTTATCCAAAGCCGTTTACCGGCATATCAAAGCAATATCTTTATGAGAGAAATGCTCTGTTTCATCGGTATGGAATCCAAACGATGGCATTCATTCAAGGTGATGAACAATTACGCGGACCACTACATGTAGGGCTACCTACGATTGAGAATCACAGACATGTTTCACCAACACTTGCTGCATTAGAACTTCAAGAAATGAATACGGACAAAATCTGTGTAGGAGATTTAAACCTTACGAACAAAACTCTGCAAGAATTAAAGTTTGTAATGGAAGGTACAGTCCCTCTTTATGCCGATTTTAATAAAGGATACGAGATATTCGACAACATGGTTCACACGAATAGGATGGATGCTGCAGAATATGTGATTCGGTCCGTTGAGTCACGACAACTGCCTTCTAAATTTCAACCAGAAGCTCATGAGTTAGATGTATTTAATGAAGGAACGATAACGGTTGAAAACGAGTTATATGGTAGATATGCGGGTGAACTTCAGATTTGTTTAGGAGATATTCCTGCTGATACTAAAACGAATGTAGCAGGACGTATCAAACAAGAGAGCTTGTCACTGATGAAGAAAGTTGGAAGTGGCAAGAGATTTGTGCTGCTGCATTCCAAAGTGAAATAA
- the nagZ gene encoding beta-N-acetylhexosaminidase: protein MFAGVGKAEGVSTQHKGNEGLIIAQNMPQLSKDINGETVDLAALLTSKDGTYVEVTDQLIWKSLNKKVASVNNDGFVSLNGKNGTTMIVVTDGKSFDKIGIRVKHGKAEFLKQNNPKNDVITKAIKSMTVKEKVGQMLMPDFRNWKGKPVTEMNDEIREIVKKYHLGGVILFRENVVTTEQTVRLVDEYKKANEDYGLLVSIDQEGGIVTRLQSGTDFPGNMALGATRSTEMAESVGHAIGSELHSLGINMNLAPALDVNNNPDNPVIGVRSFGEDPQLVADLGTAYIKGLQNSGMAATAKHFPGHGDTAVDSHLGLPSVPHEKERLLEVELYPFQQAINNYIDAILTAHVTFPKIDPTTVISKKDGTEINLPATLSYEVLTNLVRKEMGFKGVISTDALNMKAIVDHFGPVDTAIRAVNAGTDIVLMPVGLEEVANGLYQAVDNGEITEKRLNQSVERLLTLKANRGIYKQVSETPVEEKIEHAEEVVGNQDHKALENEVARKSITLVKNDNLLPVNKNEVDSVVVIGNTYIENLQQALAAHHSSVELIKADKPLNAEQLQKVKDADLVVLGTHTSTVSGRLPSSPQMQMVNQIIAASPGKTAAVGIRNPYDIMAFPEVSAYLAQYSFRDASFRAAAETIFGINNPSGKLPVTIYEDGLEKILYPFGHGESY from the coding sequence ATGTTTGCAGGGGTTGGGAAGGCAGAAGGTGTTTCAACCCAACATAAAGGCAATGAAGGTTTAATCATCGCTCAAAATATGCCGCAACTTAGTAAAGACATTAATGGTGAAACCGTAGATCTAGCCGCATTGTTAACAAGTAAAGATGGAACATATGTCGAAGTGACAGATCAACTAATATGGAAATCACTGAATAAAAAGGTTGCCTCAGTGAACAATGATGGCTTTGTAAGCTTAAACGGTAAGAATGGGACTACAATGATCGTAGTTACAGATGGGAAGTCGTTCGATAAGATTGGAATACGTGTTAAACATGGAAAGGCTGAATTCCTAAAACAAAATAACCCTAAAAATGACGTGATCACAAAAGCGATTAAGTCTATGACAGTAAAAGAAAAGGTAGGCCAGATGTTAATGCCAGATTTCCGTAATTGGAAAGGGAAACCTGTAACGGAAATGAACGATGAGATTAGAGAGATTGTAAAAAAATACCACCTAGGTGGAGTTATTCTATTTAGGGAAAATGTAGTAACAACAGAGCAGACAGTTAGATTAGTCGATGAATATAAAAAGGCAAATGAAGATTATGGTTTATTGGTATCAATCGACCAAGAAGGTGGAATTGTGACACGTTTGCAGAGCGGTACCGATTTCCCAGGAAATATGGCGCTTGGTGCCACAAGATCAACGGAGATGGCGGAATCTGTCGGACATGCCATTGGATCAGAACTCCATTCATTAGGAATCAACATGAACCTAGCTCCAGCATTGGATGTAAATAATAATCCAGACAACCCTGTCATTGGTGTTCGTTCATTCGGTGAAGATCCACAACTAGTCGCTGATTTAGGAACTGCTTATATTAAGGGATTACAAAATTCTGGTATGGCTGCAACGGCTAAGCACTTCCCAGGTCATGGAGACACAGCAGTAGATTCTCATTTAGGTCTGCCTTCTGTTCCTCATGAAAAGGAGAGACTCCTAGAAGTTGAACTATATCCTTTCCAGCAAGCGATCAATAACTATATTGATGCTATATTAACAGCTCATGTAACATTCCCTAAAATTGATCCGACCACTGTTATTTCTAAAAAAGATGGAACAGAAATCAATCTTCCAGCCACATTGTCCTATGAAGTATTAACGAATTTGGTGCGAAAAGAAATGGGCTTTAAAGGCGTTATTTCTACAGATGCACTAAATATGAAAGCCATAGTAGATCACTTTGGTCCAGTTGATACTGCTATTCGTGCAGTAAATGCTGGAACAGACATCGTACTAATGCCAGTGGGATTAGAAGAAGTCGCAAATGGACTGTATCAGGCAGTGGATAATGGTGAAATTACAGAAAAAAGATTGAATCAATCGGTTGAGCGTCTATTGACGTTAAAAGCGAATCGAGGAATTTACAAACAAGTAAGCGAGACGCCAGTCGAAGAAAAAATTGAACACGCAGAAGAAGTCGTTGGAAACCAAGATCATAAGGCTTTAGAGAATGAAGTAGCAAGAAAGTCAATCACACTTGTGAAGAACGATAATCTTTTACCGGTTAATAAGAACGAGGTCGATTCGGTAGTGGTCATTGGCAACACCTATATCGAGAACCTTCAACAAGCGTTAGCTGCTCACCACTCATCGGTAGAGTTGATCAAAGCGGATAAACCTTTAAATGCAGAACAACTACAAAAAGTAAAAGATGCCGATCTTGTTGTGCTAGGAACTCATACGTCTACCGTTTCTGGGCGACTACCGTCGTCTCCACAGATGCAGATGGTTAACCAAATTATTGCTGCATCACCGGGTAAAACAGCAGCTGTAGGTATAAGAAATCCATATGATATTATGGCGTTTCCTGAAGTTTCAGCTTATCTTGCACAATACAGCTTCAGAGATGCTAGCTTTAGAGCGGCAGCAGAAACGATATTTGGAATAAACAACCCTTCAGGTAAGCTGCCTGTTACGATCTATGAAGATGGTTTAGAAAAAATTCTTTATCCGTTCGGTCATGGCGAAAGCTACTAA
- the murQ gene encoding N-acetylmuramic acid 6-phosphate etherase, translated as MDLTKLATEKRNPDTVTIDELTTLEVIQKIHEADLGVASCITPVLKEISFVVEKVVTAFENEGRLIYIGAGTSGRLGVLDASECPPTYGTDPKLVVGVIAGGEYALQHAIEGAEDDAELGESDLKALNLTEKDVVVAIAASGRTPYCLGAMKYAKTKEAFTAALVCSSDSPMEKLADIGIPVITGPEVVTGSTRMKAGTAQKLVLNMISTASMVRWGKVYSNLMVDVQPTNEKLVQRAKNIIVEASGATEEEAEMALQDQGGNTKAAIFQLVTGVAPHEAKLQLDQHKGKLKEAIRNFTQK; from the coding sequence ATGGACTTAACCAAATTGGCTACAGAAAAAAGAAATCCTGACACGGTAACAATTGATGAACTTACAACTTTAGAAGTGATCCAAAAAATACACGAAGCCGATCTGGGAGTAGCCAGTTGTATTACTCCTGTTTTAAAAGAAATAAGTTTTGTCGTTGAAAAAGTGGTCACAGCTTTTGAAAATGAAGGTCGATTGATCTATATAGGTGCTGGAACAAGTGGACGATTAGGTGTGTTGGATGCATCAGAGTGTCCTCCCACATACGGTACAGATCCAAAGTTAGTAGTAGGTGTGATAGCGGGCGGTGAGTATGCCCTTCAGCATGCGATCGAAGGAGCCGAAGATGATGCAGAGTTAGGTGAATCCGATCTTAAAGCTCTAAATCTAACAGAAAAGGATGTTGTTGTAGCTATTGCGGCTTCTGGCAGAACCCCTTATTGCTTAGGAGCGATGAAGTATGCCAAAACAAAAGAAGCATTTACAGCAGCTCTTGTGTGTTCTTCAGATTCACCGATGGAGAAGCTTGCGGATATTGGCATTCCTGTTATAACGGGGCCAGAAGTGGTCACAGGCTCTACCCGAATGAAAGCAGGTACCGCTCAAAAGCTTGTGTTGAACATGATCAGTACAGCCAGCATGGTGAGATGGGGTAAGGTGTACAGCAATCTTATGGTAGATGTTCAACCCACAAATGAGAAATTAGTTCAGCGTGCTAAAAATATTATTGTTGAAGCTTCTGGCGCAACAGAAGAAGAAGCAGAAATGGCTTTGCAAGACCAAGGGGGCAACACAAAGGCTGCCATTTTTCAGCTTGTTACAGGGGTCGCTCCACATGAAGCCAAATTGCAACTAGATCAGCATAAAGGAAAGTTAAAAGAAGCGATACGTAATTTCACTCAAAAGTGA